agcaagaacaagaacaaggaaaaatgaaaacagaaaggaagtagaaaaagacaaccaaagaggaagaaaagaacaataacatatctacttaacaataataataacaacaatagattAAAGTCCACCTATCTAAATGTCTCCATACAGTATAacaaagacgtgtgtgtgtgtgtgtgtgtgtgtgtgtgtgtgtgtgtgtgtgtgtgtgtgtgtgtgtgtgtgtgtgtgtgtgtgtggcaaaatatacatataccaaataataataataccagcaataaaTTATGTTAACGCAAGTACCTGTATATATAacaaaagatgtgtgtgtgtgtgtgtgtgtgtgtgtgtgtgtgtgtgtgtgtgtgtgtgtgtgtgtgtgtgtgtgtgtggaggctcaCCCTACAGATGGAGCATTGGAAGGTGAGTGCTTTCATGGCGGCCTTCTTTTGCTGGTTGGCGTTGTGGCCGGTCTTCTTCTGGGCCGCCTGCTTGGCCTTGTTCCTCTCCTGTGACTGCGCCTTCTGGTGTCCTCGAGCCATTCTGCCACTCACCTAGCACCGTTCCTGGCTGGACCTCACCTGCACACAAAAATCAAAGGGTGTTagtctggtgtggtgtggtgtggtgaagtgaggtgaggtgaggtgaggtgaggtgagggtgtggtgtggtttggttaggttgaggGTGGTGAAAGATATGGAAAGAcacactgtgagagagagagagagagagagagagagagagagagagagagagagagagagagagagagagagagagagacaggttttggtctttggttaggttaggttcatacTGCCATCATAGACCTCAAATTAGAAGTCATACAATAAACTCCCTATTCAAGAGATTTCACTATTAGGTCCTTCCTAAATAAACCTGTCCACACCTTGTcccttaacctgacctaacccttGTACAGTCTCATAGCACTATAATGCACcaatatcctaacctaacctattcaaaCCCTTGCAAACATCCCCATAGCAATATAATGTATCTGTAACCCCATCTAATCTAACCCTTGTACACTCTTACAGCACTGTAATGCACcactaacctagcctaaccttgccacaataaacctaacctattctaaccctTGCAAACACCTCCATAGCACTGTAATGcacccctaacctaaccttaagaAAACAAGCCTAATCTAAcccttacatacacacacatagcactataacctgacctcaccttaacaaacctaacctaatgaagCCTTTGTACACACCCACATAGCACTGTAATGCCCCTGTAACCCCACCAAACCCACCCTAACCTAGTGAAGCCCTGTAACCCCACCAGACGTACCCTAAGCTACccctgccacactcaccacttccctaacctaatccaTATGGCCGTCTCtgcctcgcttcctcctcctcctcttgtgacctgtttcctctttccccaccACACATTAAGCCTTTACCTCACTTCCTCTGTCTAAATAAACCATTAAGAACAGTCCCATTAGTTCAGTAAAGGTCAGTTTAGCATACCCTCTCTGTACCCGCTATTCTCTGCCCGTCACATAGCACTATATTGCACCACGCTGACCAATGCCTGTCACTGCGTTGGAGAAATTGCTGTAAAATCTTGGTACATACACGCAAATCTCCTGTTTTCACCACACCAGCAGAGGTAGATAGTCCTCCGGCAGGTGTGTGCGGGGccaggtgtgcaggtgtggcaATAAGGGTTGGAATAAGGGAAATGTGTGGTCTGCCTACCTCTCAATGCACGTTCTCCTcgatttgttttcctcttgagGCAGCAAACCACACGACCATCCGCGCCACAATggttctctcctctctatctctatctctcttactttctccttcatgttttttgctgtttcattgcaaattattctctctttttttcattttattttgattttttgttgGGTTATTTGTTGTCGCTGCTAGTTTCCTTTCTCAtatttatgatttattttcttcctatcttttcttatttttctttgtaatgggttcttctcctcttttattgttattatttcaggCATGTCTTTTCATCTTTGAAGTGGTGTTGCCACTGTGGCCTGGTGTGGCAGCTGTGGCCCATGGTTAGCTTCCAGCACAGGGGAACCAGCTGGGCCTGTGTTAACCTGCAATAGCGCACCCTTCAGCCGCATTGCCACAGGCCCACCACCTCCTGGCTGCACGCACAGTGCCTGCCATAAGTGTGCCCTCACTGCCCTGGAAGACACACAGTGAAGGTTACTGCCACTGCTGAAGAGCACACTGGGCCAGCGAGGCTGTTTGTCGTGCCAGGCCAGGTCATAGGTGTGCCTGTCGTAGGGGTGGGCGGGAGGCGATTATTAGATTTGAATCCTTAGAATCTAGGATGAAGACTGATTACTACGACTGGGATTCTAGAATCCTCTGACAAATTCTCTCAAAAGTCATGAGTCTAGGTTACGAATGGCTTATGTTAGAGGAAAAAAGTCATTATGGAGAACAACGTTCGAAAATATGTCCGTAAATTAACACGCTATGTATGACAGTATCATGGTACTTTCAAGTATGAACTGAAAGACCAGTGAAATTCTTTGAGTAGCTGAGCCAGCCACATGTGAGGTACCGTCGAATCAAATGGCGAGCGACCTTCGTGAAGATTATCGTGTCTCCAGGCAGTACGCACACATGTGCTCCTCCATTACTATTCCAAGGGCAAGACAGTGGCTCAATGTACCACGCGAGTTTCTAAtgctgtttttatggttctacggACAGATTAGCAAGATCTATGCATTTTAAAGGCACTAGTTGAAGCGAAacgagttttatttatttgtcctagtgacagattaaccttGATTAATTCTTTCATCTGTATGGATCATGATAGAAAAGTTACTGCATTTCAATGTTGTCTCACAATGCATCCTGTCACGCCATACGACGAATgctcggtcagtcagtcagcctctAGAAGTGTGAGTAATCGCTGACTATTACACGTCAGCCTACTTCACGTCTCTCTGTCCAGCCAATGGGAGGGCTGCCACAGTGACATCACGAGGGACATCCACCAATGGCAGCGCCTGACTGAGGGCCAGCAGGTGGTGAGAGTGATGACGCAACGTTCCGAAGCAAAATTCAGACAATCTTAACCTCAGTATAgtgcaaaatataaaaatctaatgagaaaacaccaataaaaaaacataaatcttAACCATATTCTATAAAATTTTATTTTAAGACAGaagaatagatagagaaaataacttAGCAAAGAATTTTGGAGTTTAACAAAGTAAGACAGTCTATCGGGAATGTTTACGTTGAGTGTGGCAAGTTGTAGCAGCAGGAGTGACTGTGTGTAGCTCACAGGCGACTCTGTAATGACTCACGGGATGCAGGATGAGTCAATGGCGACTATACACCATCAGACTATTGGTGGcagtgctgctggtgctgtgtgTGCTGCTGCTGGCACTGGTGGAGGcgcagaggagtgaggaggaggagtggttccATGGCGAGGACTTGAGAGTGCCCCAGTATTGTGACAGTCCAGGAAACGTGATAGACTCGCCCATAGACGTATACGAGGGGCATGTCTTGAGGCGCCTGCATGAGTACGTGGACGAGGAGGTGTTGTCAgtagacgtggaggaggaggagcaggaggagaacgTGTATGAGGAGCTGTACCATGGCCGCggattctctctccctcactgcccCGACACACCAGCTGAGGAGGCGGCTGAGAGGTAGGACAGGGTACTTTACACgactgtttcattatttttactattttatcaccttttccttcactgtaaATCTGTTGTCAGTACTTCTAGGCAAAGAGTTGTCCCTCCCTGCACATTTTTAGGCTATTAAATTTCATAACGTTCGATAATTTGCATTTTGAACATGTTAGAGAGAGCGAAGAGTTGTGAGTGGTGGAAGAAAGGCATAGCTATGGTAGGAATAATACTTCAGAATTGCAAAATGTAGCTACagtttcatattttcatcaccCAGGCTTCTTTTCACATTAGTATTTTCCCAATAGAACTTGTGACTTAAAGGAGATTGAGTCACACATATGGCCTGGACATTTGCAGGccggctgtggtggtgagcaCGCTGGATGGCCGCATCACTGCCCTTGACATGGCCAGCGGTGCAGTGCTGTGGTCACACCAGACCGGCGACGGCAGCACCACACAGCCCCTTCTGTCATCATCTATGTCAAAGGTAACGGTGCTGActggctgaatgaatgaatgagtgattgGCTGTCTGAATGGTTGGTtggctgacttactgactggttGTTTGGCtggctgattaactgactgattgatggcTAACTGATGGgtcggctggctggctgactgactgactaactgaatgactgactgactaactacctgaataaacaaataacttaCTGACAAATTTCCTTATTAATTAACTACCTTATTTAAACTTCTTATACCTCAATCAATACATCCCTTTGACCAGTGCATCCATCACCATATCACACTGTATCTTATCTACCCATTTACACCATTCTTACAATTAACCACCATCTATCTATCCCTATCCATCTCACCCCCATAGCTGGAGGTCACATCGCGCGGGGAATGGGTGCGACTCATACCCTCACTGGATGGGGGTATATTTCGCTTCgacggggagggagtggagccCCTGCCAGTCACTGCTGATACCCTCCTGCAGTCCTCCTTCAAGTTCAACCCTGACACAATCTTCACAGGTGTGTTAGAGGAGTGTCTTCAGCATGGCAGtgtaggaatatgaagaaagggaagtttTTAAGCATTGATTGAGAGAAGGTGGTGTTTTAGtgcaggaatggaaggaaagggaggtgagGTGTTTAGTTGAAGGGAAAGGTAATGAAATGTTtaggaaatatatatagaagtGTAGGAATAGGAGAACAGCAGTAAAGATGTTGATGAGAAAAGGTGTTAGTTTGGTGTAGagatgtaaggaaaggaaggtggaatGGGGATAGAGGTCTGTGATATatgggaaaggaagtgaaatgtttagaaaaatacatatgaaTGGTAGAAAAGGGAAGTGTTTAAAAGTTATTAaggaaaaagtgttattttagtagaaatacaagaaaagtaaggtaaaatagtgatggtggccTTTGATATGTGGGATAGGAGGTGAAATgtttagaaaaatatatgattgTGGGAATGGGAGAAATGGAAAGTGTCTTAAGAAATTATAGAGGAAAAGGTGATTTTGGGAatagaaatgtaagaaaaggaaggtgaaatgGTGATAAAGATCTGTAATatataggaaaggaaacaaaatgtaaaaaaaatatatgaccaggagtgaaagaaaggggaagtgTTTAAGAAGTTATTAAGAAAAAAGGTGTTTTGGGAATATAAATGCAAGGAAAGGGAGGTGAAATATAAGGAAAGGGTGaaatgtaaggaaaggaaggtgaaatgGTGATACAGAGGCCATAGGAAATGAAATGACatgttagaaaatatacaaatagtTTCAGAAGAGTTTAGAAAAATAACTAGCGGCAATAAAGATACTACGAGTTATTTGTCATaggaaaatagagtaaaaagaaGTGAAGTATTTAAAAGGTCTCTGAATAAATATTGAAGTGTCttggaagtgaatgaaggaagagaagtaaagttgttagaaaagtttaacaggaaaggaaaaatgtcttATTTCTCATGGTTATCTTGTTAAAAGTGTTCTCTgcgataaacacacagacagacatcaaGAGTGGTGATTAGATTAGATTGGTGAGTGTTAGTCTTGTCAACAATGTACCGCTCTGTCACTcaggaatactctctctctctctctatctcaggAAGACGCAGATTAATGCTCATAAAAGagagtttattctctctctctctctctctctgctatttatgtgagtgaaagagatgagaaaacaataatagtaataataataataataataataataataataatcaatgccGATAATATGGTAGcaataatgattctctctctctctctctctctctctctctctctctctctctctctctctctctcataactcaaATCTTCACATACAAGGTTATAATATTTACtttcgatttatttatttatatatagaaACCTTACACTCTATATctttctgcctgtgtgtgtgtgtgtgtgtgtgtgtgtgtgtgttgtgtgtgcaggAGCCAAGGTGACGGAGGTATGGGGTCTGGCGCTTGAGTCGGGTCGGGTCACCTACGTGTGTCTGGCGTCAGGATGCAAGCGGCAGAACACAGCCAGCCCCACCCCCCCGAGGCTGCTGGTGGTGCGTCGAGTCACCCAGACTGTCCGTGCTGTTGACCCTAAATCTGGAGACgagaggtgtgtttgtgtgtgcgtttgttggtttttgttttgtatattttgtctttctcatttcttttatttatgtttttaaaattttctttaaattaatttaattttattttttttatttgctgtaccttttttgtgttttggtgtttgtttgtctctacaattttttttttaaccctctcagtaccatgacgcatttccatattcattctgcttactatttggtgattttatacagcttcagaaaatccttcgggggagtaaaatagtgatgacATAGGCCATAAATCTTCTCACATCTCCATAGaacctaatgtcaatgaaatggtctaattgtacacaaatgtcaaggtaagaatgtgtcccagtactgaaggggttaatattttctaattttagtgttcttttctttgtgtgtttgtttgtgtttttttggggagtATGCTTGTCTctacatctttttcttcatgttttttcttcacttggtgtatttttcttgtctgtgtCACCTCTTTTTCGGTGTTTTTCTCTATAGATTGATGTTTGAGGACCATTACTTAGAAACACATTAAAATGAAGGATACACACAATATAAATACAACCATAGAAACATACGAGTAGAGAGCTCAATGGAACTTCCTgtgtgcttctgtatttccaccttcctgtgacctaatctcattgaagagggaggaagtttcaagacatcccatacttttggctaactctcgtggacctgctcggggactgacatctaagtgggcctttttgtttaaccgTTTATGTAGCACTTGGTCAGATTTACCCCTCTCggatataaaaggaagaaaaataagacatacAACCATAGAAACACATTGAAATCAAGGCTAAATGTAACCATACAGTCATGCAGCCATACATATTCATCCTTTCACTGCGATGGAAAACAAAGAGGTGgtttgagaaggaaaagaggaaaaggagagaggtgatttgggagtaggaggagactGGATATAAACACCAACAGAAGCAATACATGACATCTTTTTAAACATCAACAGGTAGGAATGGGACGAAATAGCATAGATTTGGCAATTTCTGCACCATTTAGTCACTTCAGTATTGgggtgcatttttaccttgagatttgtgtacaattagaacattttattgacattaagagtagtttatggaggtcagaaaattaatggccaaagtcttcactattttaatcccccatatgagtatctgaagctgtatgaaatcaccaaatagtaagcagaatgattatggaaatgcatcatggtactgaaggggttaaagattggaggtcagaagattaatggcaacagtcttcactattttaatcccccatatgagtttctgaagctgtatgaaatcaccatatagtaagcagaatgaacatcgaaacgtgtcatggtactgaagggc
The DNA window shown above is from Portunus trituberculatus isolate SZX2019 chromosome 4, ASM1759143v1, whole genome shotgun sequence and carries:
- the LOC123511301 gene encoding zinc finger protein 706-like, encoding MARGHQKAQSQERNKAKQAAQKKTGHNANQQKKAAMKALTFQCSICRSMMPDPKTYRQHYENKHPNSELPEELKNM